One window of Hymenobacter sp. BRD128 genomic DNA carries:
- the gldG gene encoding gliding motility-associated ABC transporter substrate-binding protein GldG, giving the protein MEATTPTTAALPAPASRKRQDLTRFAAIIGTLLLLNFVAQRFFFRLDLTQEKRYTMSDATKKLLSTLKQPVTITVYLTGDFPPNFRRLEQGVRETLNEMQVYGGGNLNFIFIDPSAAGTEAGRNKFYETLFKKGLKPTNLGANENGKRVEKIIFPWAVVQAGGQTRNVLLLRGSQVASPAERLNQSIEGLEYELASAIRQVAPPGGAKRRLGVITGHGELTNPEMADILTAWSQNYDVFRVDLNQVKDLRGNLDAVVIAKPTGPYSEQDKFRLDQFITHGGRALFFVDALRVDLDSVSRNGAALATPYNLNLDDLLFRYGVRLNPDLLLDLNCGQIPLVTGVTGNKPKIEPLPWQLYPLINRFSPNPITRNLDAVYLKFVGNIDTVKAVGIRKTSLMTTSRYTRRLPAPVPINFNDARLEPNPKLYQNSYQSVGYLLEGTFRSLFANRAIPGTTQYQPDQNPNAAPSKILVISDGDFLRNDVDPKSGRPFRLGFDRLANTEFANRELILNATDYLLDETGLIAVRGKQITLRPLDKVQLADHRRPWQALNLGAPLVLLAAFGAVRAWRRKRRYARFA; this is encoded by the coding sequence ATGGAAGCGACTACTCCGACCACTGCCGCTTTGCCGGCCCCCGCCTCGCGCAAGCGCCAGGATTTGACCCGCTTCGCCGCCATCATTGGTACGCTGCTGCTCCTGAACTTCGTGGCCCAGCGCTTTTTCTTCCGCCTCGACTTGACGCAGGAAAAGCGCTACACCATGTCGGACGCCACCAAGAAGCTGCTCAGCACCCTCAAGCAGCCCGTCACCATCACGGTGTACCTGACCGGTGATTTCCCGCCCAATTTTCGCCGCTTGGAACAAGGCGTGCGCGAAACCCTGAACGAGATGCAGGTGTACGGCGGGGGTAATTTGAATTTTATCTTCATCGACCCTAGCGCGGCCGGTACCGAGGCTGGGCGCAATAAATTCTACGAAACACTCTTTAAGAAGGGCCTGAAGCCCACCAACCTCGGCGCCAACGAGAACGGCAAGCGGGTCGAGAAAATCATTTTTCCCTGGGCCGTGGTGCAGGCCGGTGGCCAAACGCGCAACGTGCTGCTGCTGCGCGGCAGCCAGGTGGCCAGCCCCGCCGAGCGCCTCAACCAAAGCATTGAGGGCCTGGAATATGAGCTGGCCAGCGCCATTCGGCAGGTGGCGCCGCCCGGCGGGGCCAAGCGCCGGCTAGGGGTCATTACCGGTCACGGCGAGCTGACTAACCCGGAGATGGCCGACATTCTCACCGCCTGGAGCCAGAACTACGACGTGTTTCGGGTGGACCTGAACCAGGTGAAAGACCTGCGCGGCAACCTCGACGCCGTAGTCATTGCCAAGCCGACCGGCCCGTATTCGGAGCAGGATAAATTCCGCCTCGACCAGTTCATCACCCACGGCGGACGGGCACTGTTTTTCGTCGATGCCCTGCGCGTAGACCTCGACAGCGTGAGTCGCAACGGCGCTGCCCTGGCCACGCCCTACAACCTGAACCTCGACGACCTGCTCTTCCGCTACGGCGTGCGCCTGAACCCGGACCTGCTGCTCGACCTCAACTGCGGCCAGATTCCGCTCGTGACGGGCGTGACCGGCAACAAGCCCAAAATCGAGCCGCTGCCCTGGCAGCTCTACCCGCTCATCAACCGCTTCAGCCCTAATCCCATAACGCGCAACTTGGATGCGGTGTACCTGAAGTTTGTGGGCAATATTGACACCGTGAAGGCCGTGGGCATTCGCAAAACGTCGCTCATGACCACCTCGCGCTACACGCGCCGCCTGCCCGCGCCGGTGCCCATCAACTTCAACGACGCGCGGCTGGAGCCCAACCCTAAGCTGTATCAAAATAGCTACCAGTCGGTGGGTTATCTGCTCGAAGGCACGTTCCGCTCGCTGTTTGCTAACCGCGCCATTCCGGGTACGACGCAGTACCAGCCCGACCAGAACCCCAACGCCGCGCCCAGCAAGATTCTCGTCATCTCGGACGGCGATTTTCTGCGCAACGATGTGGACCCCAAGAGCGGCCGGCCCTTCCGCCTAGGCTTCGATAGGCTAGCCAATACAGAATTCGCGAATCGCGAATTAATCCTGAACGCCACTGATTATCTGCTCGATGAAACCGGCCTCATCGCCGTGCGCGGCAAGCAGATAACCCTGCGTCCGCTCGATAAGGTGCAGCTAGCCGACCACCGCCGGCCCTGGCAGGCGCTCAATCTGGGCGCGCCGCTGGTGCTGCTGGCGGCCTTTGGCGCGGTGCGGGCCTGGCGTCGCAAGCGGCGCTACGCGCGCTTTGCCTAG
- the gldA gene encoding gliding motility-associated ABC transporter ATP-binding subunit GldA, producing the protein MVEIEKLIKTYGAQNAVDDISFRADKGEIVGFLGPNGAGKSTTMKIALGYLPPTAGTVRVAGFDVQQDPLAVRRRVGYLPEHNPLYLDMYVHEYLEFIGSVHGLRGRELRQRVAQLVQKVGLTREQNKQIGALSKGYRQRVGLAQALVHDPEVLILDEPTTGLDPNQIGEIRQLIRELGEDKTVIFSTHILPEVTAMCSRVVIISRGKLVADAPVAELAARAAGETVLRAEFEGAVTTAPLAALPGVRGVEMAGSSVVLIRTAPGTDVRAAVSRLAVEQGWLLLGLRQEQQTLEAVFGELTK; encoded by the coding sequence ATGGTTGAAATAGAAAAGCTCATCAAAACCTACGGCGCCCAAAACGCCGTGGACGATATCAGCTTCCGGGCCGATAAGGGCGAAATCGTGGGTTTTCTGGGGCCGAACGGCGCGGGCAAGAGCACCACTATGAAAATCGCGCTCGGCTACTTGCCGCCTACGGCCGGCACGGTGCGCGTGGCCGGCTTCGATGTGCAGCAAGACCCGCTGGCCGTGCGCCGCCGCGTAGGCTACCTGCCCGAGCACAACCCGCTCTACCTCGACATGTACGTGCACGAGTACCTCGAATTTATCGGCTCGGTGCACGGCCTGCGTGGCCGCGAGCTGCGCCAGCGCGTGGCCCAGCTGGTGCAAAAAGTGGGCCTCACCCGCGAGCAGAACAAGCAAATCGGCGCGCTCAGCAAGGGCTATCGCCAGCGCGTGGGGCTCGCCCAGGCCCTGGTGCACGACCCCGAAGTGCTCATCCTCGACGAGCCCACCACCGGCCTCGACCCCAACCAAATCGGCGAAATCCGCCAGCTCATCCGTGAGTTGGGCGAGGATAAGACGGTCATTTTCAGCACCCACATTCTGCCCGAGGTCACGGCGATGTGCTCCCGCGTGGTCATCATCAGCCGGGGCAAGCTGGTGGCCGATGCGCCGGTGGCCGAGCTAGCCGCCCGCGCCGCTGGCGAAACCGTGCTCCGCGCCGAGTTTGAGGGTGCCGTAACTACCGCGCCGCTGGCCGCCCTGCCGGGCGTGCGCGGCGTGGAAATGGCTGGCTCTAGTGTGGTGCTCATCCGCACCGCGCCGGGCACCGACGTGCGCGCCGCCGTGTCGCGCCTGGCCGTGGAGCAGGGCTGGCTGCTGCTAGGGCTACGCCAGGAGCAGCAGACGCTGGAAGCGGTGTTTGGGGAATTGACGAAGTAA
- a CDS encoding DUF2807 domain-containing protein — translation MLPQSNVLAGRRGLAGLLAGGLALAACGANHDTDCLKNNGTVITERRAVDRRLNKVVVYTNVDLTIVPDTATYAEVQAGENVVQDIEFSTPSGPRQLVIKNTSTCNWVRSYNTPRQVRLHVARPHRSFDIEQYGYGLINTEGQWAQDTLFLRLWSTGDFNMNVRSTYLYLDNYDAGDITLHGTAEDFHPNFGSNGFLFASDLDARYCYFYTYREWVGDMHVRSHQNLGGTLAGTGRLFYTGNPSLVFVQGPNAGSIFKE, via the coding sequence ATGCTGCCACAAAGTAACGTGCTGGCCGGGCGGCGGGGGCTAGCCGGCCTACTGGCTGGCGGCCTGGCGCTGGCCGCGTGCGGTGCCAACCACGACACCGACTGCCTCAAAAACAACGGCACGGTCATTACCGAGCGCCGCGCCGTAGACCGCCGCCTCAATAAAGTAGTGGTGTACACCAACGTGGACCTGACTATTGTGCCCGACACGGCCACCTACGCCGAAGTGCAGGCTGGCGAGAATGTCGTTCAGGACATTGAGTTTTCGACACCGAGCGGCCCGCGGCAGCTCGTCATCAAAAATACCAGCACCTGCAACTGGGTGCGCAGCTACAACACCCCGCGCCAGGTGCGCCTGCACGTGGCCCGGCCCCATCGCAGCTTCGACATCGAGCAGTATGGCTACGGCCTGATAAACACCGAAGGCCAATGGGCGCAGGACACGCTGTTTTTGCGCCTCTGGAGCACCGGCGATTTTAATATGAACGTGCGCTCAACCTACCTCTACCTCGACAACTACGACGCGGGCGATATTACGCTGCACGGCACCGCCGAGGACTTCCACCCCAATTTTGGCAGCAATGGCTTTCTCTTTGCCAGCGACCTCGACGCGCGCTACTGCTACTTCTACACCTACCGCGAGTGGGTAGGCGATATGCACGTGCGCAGCCATCAAAACCTGGGCGGCACCCTAGCCGGCACCGGCCGACTGTTTTACACGGGCAATCCTTCGCTTGTCTTTGTACAGGGCCCAAACGCGGGCAGTATTTTCAAGGAATAA
- a CDS encoding ABC transporter permease produces the protein MVARAERLKVLWNRFFEEATLIGVNSIFIVGIVSAFIGAVTCIQIAYNLTNPLIPKSTIGYMVREMTILELAPTITSIVLAGKVGSSIAGGLGTMRITEQISALEVMGINATSYLVLPRILAAMLMFPLLVILAMALSILGGYLAGTLSGVMAPQDYIEGIRTDFIPYNIVFALIKAVVFAFLVSGISAYKGFYTEGGALEVGAASTSAVTNSIIAILLADYVLAAVLL, from the coding sequence ATGGTGGCGCGTGCAGAGCGCCTCAAAGTGTTGTGGAACCGCTTTTTTGAAGAAGCCACGCTTATCGGCGTCAATTCTATCTTTATCGTGGGCATTGTGTCGGCCTTTATCGGAGCCGTAACCTGCATCCAGATTGCCTACAACCTCACCAACCCGCTCATCCCGAAGTCGACCATCGGCTACATGGTGCGCGAAATGACGATTCTGGAGTTGGCCCCCACCATCACGAGCATCGTGCTGGCCGGCAAGGTTGGTTCATCTATCGCGGGTGGGCTGGGCACCATGCGCATTACCGAGCAGATTTCGGCGCTCGAAGTAATGGGCATTAACGCCACGTCTTATCTAGTGTTGCCGCGCATTCTGGCGGCCATGCTGATGTTTCCGCTGCTGGTTATTCTGGCCATGGCGCTTAGTATTTTGGGTGGCTACCTGGCCGGCACGCTCTCGGGCGTAATGGCCCCGCAGGATTACATTGAGGGCATCCGCACCGATTTCATTCCCTACAATATCGTTTTTGCCCTCATTAAAGCCGTAGTTTTCGCGTTCCTCGTGTCGGGCATCTCGGCTTACAAAGGCTTTTACACTGAAGGTGGTGCGCTGGAAGTTGGTGCTGCTAGCACCTCGGCCGTAACCAACTCGATTATCGCCATCCTGCTGGCCGACTACGTGCTAGCCGCCGTGCTTCTTTAA
- a CDS encoding SDR family oxidoreductase, producing the protein MAAAVELVVITGGSQGIGRALVLSFLAAGFTVATCARRAEDLAALAAECPGAALHTLPADLSQPADCLRFAGFVLGLGRPLAALVNNAGVYVPGRFQDEPADGSRLREMLSVNLLSTYDVTRALLPTLLAQGRGHIFTICSTASIMPYPNGGSYGVAKFALLGYTKTLREEVKAQGLRVTAVLPGATLTRSWDGAGLPPQRFIDPADVAAAVLGAFQLSPQAVVEELLIRPQLGDLL; encoded by the coding sequence GTGGCCGCAGCAGTAGAGTTAGTAGTCATAACGGGGGGCAGCCAGGGTATAGGGCGCGCCCTGGTACTGAGTTTCTTAGCCGCCGGGTTTACGGTAGCTACCTGCGCCCGCCGGGCCGAAGATTTAGCAGCGCTCGCGGCCGAGTGCCCCGGCGCGGCGCTGCACACCCTGCCCGCCGACCTTAGCCAGCCCGCCGACTGCCTGCGCTTTGCCGGATTCGTGCTGGGGCTAGGCCGGCCGCTGGCCGCCCTCGTCAACAATGCCGGTGTCTACGTGCCCGGCCGCTTTCAGGACGAGCCCGCCGATGGCTCACGTCTGCGTGAAATGCTGAGTGTAAACCTCTTAAGTACCTACGACGTGACGCGGGCACTATTGCCCACGCTGCTGGCCCAGGGCCGGGGGCACATCTTCACCATCTGCTCCACGGCCAGTATCATGCCCTACCCCAATGGCGGCTCCTACGGCGTAGCCAAATTTGCCTTGCTCGGCTACACCAAGACGCTGCGCGAAGAAGTGAAAGCCCAGGGCCTGCGCGTAACGGCCGTGCTACCCGGCGCCACCCTCACCCGCAGCTGGGATGGGGCAGGGCTGCCGCCTCAACGCTTCATCGACCCCGCCGATGTGGCTGCCGCCGTGCTGGGAGCTTTCCAGCTCTCGCCCCAGGCCGTGGTGGAAGAATTGCTTATCAGGCCGCAGCTAGGCGACTTGCTATAA
- a CDS encoding ABC transporter ATP-binding protein, with protein MIEISNLEKSFDGNQVLKGITCTLETGKCNLLLGGSGTGKSVLLSCIVGLMKPDLGSITFDGTVYTNSKVDIRQEIRRKIGMLFQGSALFDSMTVAKNVEFPLQMLTPDMSPEERRDRVEFCLKRVGLENAGNKMPSEISGGMKKRVGIARAIAPNCTYLFCDEPNSGLDPATSIKIDELISEITHEYNITTAIITHDMNSVVGIGDHIIFLHQGKKLWDGDKEHILNADVPELREFIFSSSLVRAAKRVEQEDGPQGLEHLAAEPLSEV; from the coding sequence ATGATTGAAATATCCAACCTCGAAAAGTCCTTCGATGGCAACCAGGTGCTGAAAGGCATTACCTGCACGCTCGAAACCGGTAAGTGCAACCTGCTACTGGGTGGCTCGGGCACGGGCAAAAGCGTGCTCCTCTCGTGCATCGTGGGGTTGATGAAGCCCGACCTCGGCTCCATCACCTTCGATGGCACGGTATATACCAACTCGAAGGTGGACATTCGCCAGGAAATCCGCCGCAAAATCGGGATGCTGTTTCAGGGCTCGGCCTTATTCGACTCGATGACGGTGGCCAAGAATGTGGAATTTCCGCTTCAGATGCTGACGCCCGATATGAGCCCGGAGGAGCGCCGCGACCGCGTGGAATTCTGCCTCAAGCGCGTGGGCCTCGAAAATGCGGGTAATAAAATGCCCTCCGAAATTTCGGGCGGCATGAAAAAGCGCGTCGGCATTGCCCGCGCCATCGCGCCTAATTGTACGTATTTATTTTGCGACGAGCCTAACTCGGGCCTCGACCCAGCCACTAGTATCAAGATTGACGAGCTGATTTCCGAAATCACGCACGAATACAACATCACGACCGCCATTATCACCCACGACATGAACTCGGTGGTGGGCATCGGCGACCACATTATTTTCCTGCACCAGGGCAAAAAGCTGTGGGACGGCGATAAGGAGCACATCCTGAACGCCGACGTGCCCGAGCTGCGCGAGTTTATTTTCAGCTCGTCGCTGGTGCGCGCCGCCAAGCGCGTAGAGCAGGAAGACGGCCCGCAGGGCTTGGAGCACCTCGCCGCTGAGCCGCTGTCGGAGGTGTAG
- the fabG gene encoding 3-oxoacyl-[acyl-carrier-protein] reductase, with product MNQTLAGKVALVTGASKGIGRAIATLFAQQGAQVAFTYLSSVEKGQALEAELAAHGGKVKGYRSDASDYAQAEKLVDDVVKDFGKLDVVVNNAGITQDGLLMRMSEEQWDNVLNVNLKSVFNLTKAATKPMMRAKAGSIINMTSVVGIKGNAGQANYAASKAGIIGFTKSVALELGSRNIRCNAIAPGFIETEMTDALDPKQVDEWRKAIPLKRGGSPEDVAKATAFLASDDSSYITGQVLQVDGGMLT from the coding sequence ATGAATCAGACTCTCGCCGGAAAAGTAGCCCTCGTCACCGGGGCCTCAAAAGGAATTGGCCGCGCCATTGCCACACTATTTGCCCAGCAGGGCGCGCAGGTGGCCTTTACGTATTTGTCGTCGGTCGAAAAAGGCCAGGCGCTGGAAGCCGAGCTAGCCGCCCACGGCGGCAAAGTGAAAGGCTACCGTTCCGACGCCTCGGACTATGCCCAGGCCGAAAAGCTCGTGGATGACGTGGTAAAGGATTTTGGTAAGCTCGACGTAGTGGTTAACAACGCCGGCATCACGCAGGACGGCCTACTCATGCGCATGAGCGAAGAACAGTGGGACAACGTACTGAACGTGAACCTAAAATCGGTGTTTAACCTCACCAAGGCCGCCACCAAGCCGATGATGCGGGCTAAAGCCGGCAGCATTATTAATATGACTTCGGTAGTTGGTATTAAAGGCAATGCCGGGCAGGCCAACTACGCCGCCAGCAAGGCCGGCATCATCGGCTTTACCAAGTCGGTAGCGTTGGAGCTAGGCTCGCGCAATATTCGCTGCAATGCCATCGCCCCCGGCTTCATCGAGACCGAAATGACCGACGCCCTCGACCCCAAGCAGGTCGATGAGTGGCGCAAGGCTATCCCGCTCAAGCGCGGTGGTTCGCCCGAAGATGTGGCCAAGGCCACGGCGTTTCTGGCGTCGGATGATTCGAGCTACATCACCGGCCAGGTTCTGCAAGTGGACGGCGGCATGCTAACGTAG
- the gldF gene encoding gliding motility-associated ABC transporter permease subunit GldF: protein MLTILRKEFNAFLNSPVAYVVIGVFLVATGLFVWVFPDSSVLDYGYADLQSLFNLAPWLFLLLIPAITMRTFAEEKKAGTIELLLTRPLTDGQIVGGKYLACLLLALLALVPTLLYYFSVYKLGSPPGNIDSAATVGSYLGLALLAAVFAALGVLASALTRDQIIAFVLAVVACFLVYTGFDSVASVLDGAPAYYVSQLGIAAHYRDLSKGLIDSRDVLYFFTVVAVALLGTRLALRSRTW from the coding sequence ATGCTAACCATCCTCCGAAAAGAATTTAACGCCTTCCTCAACTCGCCGGTGGCCTACGTCGTCATCGGCGTGTTTTTGGTGGCGACGGGGCTGTTTGTCTGGGTTTTTCCCGACAGCAGCGTGCTCGACTATGGCTACGCCGACCTGCAATCGCTGTTTAATCTGGCGCCGTGGCTGTTTTTGCTGCTGATTCCGGCCATTACCATGCGCACGTTTGCCGAGGAGAAAAAGGCGGGCACAATTGAGCTGCTGCTCACGCGCCCGCTCACCGACGGGCAGATTGTGGGCGGCAAGTACCTGGCCTGCCTGCTGCTGGCCCTGCTGGCGCTAGTGCCCACGCTGCTGTATTATTTCTCCGTGTATAAGCTGGGCTCGCCGCCCGGCAACATCGACTCGGCGGCCACGGTGGGCTCGTACCTGGGGCTAGCCCTGCTGGCAGCCGTGTTTGCGGCGCTGGGCGTGCTGGCTTCGGCCCTCACCCGCGACCAGATTATTGCCTTCGTGCTGGCCGTAGTGGCTTGCTTCTTAGTCTACACCGGCTTCGATTCGGTGGCCTCGGTGCTCGACGGTGCACCGGCTTATTACGTGAGCCAGCTCGGCATTGCCGCGCACTACCGCGACCTCAGCAAGGGGCTGATTGACTCGCGCGACGTGCTTTATTTCTTCACCGTGGTAGCCGTGGCCCTGCTGGGCACCCGGCTAGCCCTCCGCAGCCGCACCTGGTAA
- a CDS encoding SDR family oxidoreductase, protein MPEIMNLSGKVAIVTGVSSGIGRATAEALLARGAAVAGWGRHAPGGLNHDRFQFFECDVRDEHAVAEAFTNTQRELGPEIHVLVNNAGLGIFGPIDGFKSADWHAMFDTNVNGLFYCTRAVLPAMKKQRAGHLINVASLAATAGTANLAGYCATKYAVRGFSDALFKELRPAGIKVTCVLPGSVETNFNGAQPGQVPDPHKMQPQDIAAAIVHALEAPDATMVSEIQMRPANVKN, encoded by the coding sequence TTGCCTGAAATTATGAACCTGAGCGGGAAAGTAGCCATCGTAACGGGCGTGAGCAGCGGCATTGGCCGTGCCACCGCCGAGGCCTTGCTGGCGCGCGGCGCCGCAGTGGCCGGCTGGGGCCGCCACGCGCCCGGGGGCCTCAACCACGACCGGTTTCAGTTTTTCGAGTGCGATGTGCGCGACGAGCACGCCGTGGCCGAAGCCTTTACTAACACCCAGCGCGAGCTGGGCCCCGAAATTCACGTGCTGGTAAATAATGCCGGGCTAGGCATCTTCGGCCCCATCGACGGCTTCAAGTCGGCCGATTGGCACGCCATGTTCGATACCAACGTGAACGGCCTGTTTTACTGCACCCGCGCCGTGCTGCCGGCCATGAAAAAGCAGCGCGCCGGCCACCTCATCAACGTGGCTAGCCTGGCCGCCACTGCCGGCACCGCCAACCTGGCCGGTTACTGCGCCACCAAGTACGCCGTGCGCGGCTTCTCCGATGCGCTCTTTAAGGAACTGCGGCCCGCTGGCATCAAGGTCACCTGCGTGTTGCCCGGCTCGGTCGAAACCAACTTCAACGGCGCCCAGCCCGGCCAGGTGCCCGACCCGCACAAGATGCAGCCCCAGGACATTGCCGCCGCCATTGTACACGCGCTGGAGGCGCCGGATGCCACGATGGTATCGGAGATTCAGATGCGCCCGGCAAATGTGAAAAATTAA
- a CDS encoding M48 family metalloprotease, with protein sequence MSAFPRRSLRPAALLLLLPLASAMPPEPRQPATKHATLATPSQGAKPDPQVIAQFGLYNNPRLQAYITQQGKRMTAISDRPGDYGFTIVDSPVINAFATPDGHVYFTRGIMAYFNDEAQFTGVLGHELGHITAQHGKKQQRNNTIAGIGMLLGQLAAPRLMQSIGGVVQEGVGLWMLKYSRGDENEADGLGVKYSTKIGYDASHMADFFQTLERTEQQSGSSVPPFLSTHPSSADRYVRVKGLAQQAKQASGRSTFVVNRDSYLRSIEGLPFGEDPRQGFVQNSVFYHPDLKFRFPIPAGWKSQNSPDKFQMAEPNGKALLVFLGVPGNSLDEAGQTLAKQIGVTPGNAQRTTINGFPALVFEGDQQASQDQQATPAHVQSFLIQDGKSVFAFVGLATAATFGTYAPQFASTVQGYQRLTDASKFNRQPEHIHIRQAKTVTTLSQALSANGVPSKRLEEEAILNGMQLTDRLPAGTLFKVIGQ encoded by the coding sequence ATGTCTGCATTTCCTCGCCGTTCTTTGCGCCCTGCTGCGTTGCTGCTGCTCCTGCCGCTCGCCAGCGCCATGCCACCGGAGCCGCGCCAGCCAGCCACCAAGCATGCTACTCTGGCAACGCCTTCGCAGGGCGCCAAACCAGACCCGCAGGTTATTGCGCAATTTGGCCTGTATAATAATCCCAGGCTGCAAGCCTACATCACGCAGCAGGGCAAGCGCATGACAGCCATCTCGGACCGGCCCGGCGACTATGGTTTTACCATTGTCGACTCGCCGGTTATCAATGCCTTTGCTACGCCCGACGGGCACGTGTATTTCACGCGCGGCATCATGGCGTATTTTAATGACGAGGCGCAGTTTACGGGCGTGCTGGGGCACGAGCTGGGGCACATTACGGCGCAGCACGGCAAAAAACAGCAGCGCAACAATACCATTGCCGGCATTGGGATGTTGCTAGGCCAACTTGCGGCTCCCCGGCTTATGCAGTCCATTGGCGGAGTTGTGCAAGAAGGCGTTGGCCTATGGATGCTTAAATACAGCCGGGGCGACGAGAATGAAGCTGATGGCCTGGGCGTCAAGTACTCGACCAAAATCGGGTACGATGCCTCGCATATGGCCGATTTCTTTCAGACGCTGGAGCGTACCGAGCAGCAGAGCGGCAGCAGCGTCCCGCCGTTTTTATCGACTCACCCGAGCTCGGCCGACCGCTACGTGCGCGTAAAAGGCCTGGCGCAGCAAGCCAAGCAGGCCTCGGGCCGGTCTACGTTTGTTGTGAATCGTGACAGCTACCTGCGCTCTATTGAAGGGCTACCGTTTGGCGAAGACCCACGCCAGGGCTTCGTTCAAAACAGTGTCTTTTATCACCCCGACCTGAAGTTCCGCTTCCCGATACCAGCGGGCTGGAAATCGCAGAATTCACCCGACAAGTTTCAGATGGCCGAGCCCAACGGCAAGGCGCTGCTGGTCTTTTTAGGAGTACCCGGTAACTCGTTGGATGAGGCCGGCCAAACCCTGGCTAAGCAAATCGGCGTCACGCCCGGCAACGCGCAGCGCACTACCATCAATGGCTTCCCGGCGCTCGTGTTTGAGGGCGACCAGCAGGCTTCCCAAGACCAACAAGCCACACCGGCCCACGTGCAAAGCTTTCTTATTCAAGACGGCAAGTCAGTATTTGCCTTCGTGGGGCTAGCCACGGCGGCTACGTTTGGCACCTACGCGCCGCAGTTTGCCAGCACGGTGCAGGGCTACCAGCGCCTCACCGATGCCAGCAAGTTCAACCGCCAGCCCGAGCACATTCACATCCGGCAGGCCAAAACGGTCACTACGCTCTCGCAAGCCCTGAGCGCCAACGGCGTGCCCAGCAAGCGCCTTGAGGAAGAAGCCATCCTCAACGGCATGCAGCTTACCGACCGCCTGCCGGCCGGTACCCTCTTCAAGGTGATTGGGCAATAA